A single genomic interval of Aquabacterium sp. A3 harbors:
- a CDS encoding LysR family transcriptional regulator — MINLDHVESFLAVVAAGGFRDAAKQLDISQSTVTQHIKKLEESLKMEVIVRSNAGCSLTAEGETFLPYAQQLVNLACKAGTLFEKKDEITIGASSNTGIYLLQPYIKEFEERTPFSVKVVIDRNEAIARTIENYDLDIAVVERWDERPGFAAKLWRREELVLIVPLGHPWAGMRSVGPNQLENQVLIGGEAGSGTGRVLRQYLGTRANTLSVSLQLGSTAAVKSAVQAGLGISVVMKASVENESRLVLFSTVPFEGDPPRKEIYIVFRNGMLKHPSIAAFVDILLSRPH; from the coding sequence GTGATTAATCTCGATCACGTTGAGAGTTTTCTGGCCGTAGTCGCAGCCGGGGGCTTCCGCGACGCCGCAAAACAACTCGACATTTCGCAGTCGACGGTGACGCAGCATATCAAGAAGCTTGAAGAGTCGCTTAAGATGGAAGTGATCGTGCGAAGCAATGCCGGTTGCAGCTTGACAGCCGAGGGTGAAACTTTTTTGCCGTATGCGCAACAGCTCGTCAACCTGGCGTGTAAAGCCGGAACTCTATTTGAAAAGAAAGATGAAATCACGATTGGTGCGAGTTCTAACACGGGCATATACTTGCTTCAGCCATATATAAAAGAGTTTGAAGAGCGAACGCCATTTTCAGTCAAGGTGGTCATCGATAGAAACGAGGCGATAGCGCGGACCATAGAGAATTACGACCTGGACATCGCTGTCGTCGAAAGATGGGACGAGCGCCCGGGATTCGCTGCCAAGCTGTGGCGACGAGAAGAGCTGGTACTTATCGTACCGCTGGGGCATCCGTGGGCGGGCATGCGGAGTGTTGGGCCGAACCAGCTTGAAAACCAAGTCTTGATCGGAGGCGAGGCGGGCTCGGGCACCGGACGGGTCCTTCGGCAGTATCTCGGTACACGGGCAAATACGCTGAGTGTTTCCTTGCAACTGGGCAGTACCGCCGCTGTAAAAAGTGCTGTGCAGGCAGGACTGGGGATATCAGTCGTGATGAAAGCGTCCGTCGAGAACGAGTCCCGACTTGTCTTGTTTTCAACGGTTCCCTTTGAGGGCGATCCGCCCCGGAAGGAGATCTACATCGTGTTTCGGAATGGCATGCTGAAGCATCCGTCCATCGCTGCTTTCGTCGACATACTTTTGAGCCGTCCGCACTAA
- the phnE gene encoding phosphonate ABC transporter, permease protein PhnE: MNQRIEEVMLANVKRDVARRKRHFATSVVVLSLLAVAWYVCQIEFQKLGAGLPRLWSFVVQMFPPDLSDLDVILKGAGETLAMATIGTIFATIMAFPLALMAARNTCPNKWTYRVSRAILNASRGTETFVFALVFVAAVGFGPFSGVLAITFHMVGAIGKMFAEAIETVDQGPLDALALTGASRAKIIRYGLIPDVMPHLIASVLYIWEFSVRTSTVLGIVGAGGIGQTLKDTVDLLEFNKMITVLAVILLMVSAIDFISDRLRHLILDTKREGFETLPANN, translated from the coding sequence ATGAATCAGCGAATCGAAGAAGTCATGCTGGCTAATGTCAAGAGGGACGTAGCCAGGAGAAAGCGGCATTTTGCAACGTCGGTCGTAGTACTCAGTTTGCTGGCAGTGGCCTGGTACGTGTGTCAGATAGAATTCCAGAAGCTAGGCGCCGGTTTACCGAGACTATGGTCATTCGTCGTGCAGATGTTTCCACCCGACCTGAGCGACCTGGACGTCATTCTAAAAGGGGCTGGCGAGACGCTCGCCATGGCGACGATTGGCACGATATTCGCCACAATCATGGCATTTCCGCTGGCACTCATGGCTGCGCGTAATACCTGTCCGAACAAGTGGACCTATCGGGTATCCCGCGCCATCCTGAACGCCAGCCGCGGCACGGAGACATTTGTCTTTGCACTTGTATTTGTAGCAGCAGTGGGCTTCGGTCCGTTCTCCGGCGTACTGGCCATTACTTTCCACATGGTAGGGGCAATCGGCAAAATGTTTGCTGAAGCCATCGAGACCGTTGACCAAGGGCCATTGGATGCGCTCGCCTTGACCGGTGCCAGCAGGGCAAAGATTATCCGCTACGGTCTGATCCCGGATGTTATGCCGCACCTGATCGCGAGCGTTCTATACATTTGGGAATTCAGTGTCAGAACGTCCACAGTACTGGGCATCGTAGGCGCAGGTGGAATTGGGCAGACCCTGAAAGATACTGTGGACTTGTTGGAATTCAACAAGATGATTACGGTACTGGCGGTTATATTGCTGATGGTGTCGGCAATCGATTTCATCAGTGACCGGCTCAGGCACTTGATATTGGACACAAAACGCGAGGGATTCGAAACTCTCCCTGCGAATAACTGA
- the phnC gene encoding phosphonate ABC transporter ATP-binding protein — protein sequence MKDVALQLKNVGKSYGNKVVLESIDFEVRHGSMVALLGTSGAGKSTLFRCLTGLEPIDSGSIVALGESIHELSPARLRAVRGQIGFVFQQLHLVKRFSALENVLGARLAEMPIWRVTLKSFSRADKVLAFECLDRVGMLDYANTPTQLLSGGQQQRIAIARALAQKPKIIIADEPVSSLDPLTARSVLQTLKAAATDLNVAVLCSLHQVDLALEVSDRVVGLRDGRISLNMANQPNDQGMMQKIRSIYQQRAVHSDRDEPLQRHVA from the coding sequence ATGAAAGATGTAGCGTTGCAGTTAAAGAATGTCGGTAAGTCATACGGCAATAAAGTTGTCCTGGAATCGATTGACTTCGAAGTACGTCACGGCTCAATGGTTGCCTTGCTCGGCACAAGCGGGGCAGGGAAGTCGACGCTTTTCCGATGTCTCACTGGCCTTGAGCCGATTGACTCCGGTTCTATCGTGGCGCTCGGAGAATCCATACATGAACTGTCTCCGGCGCGTCTGCGGGCAGTACGTGGCCAGATCGGGTTCGTGTTCCAACAACTGCACCTGGTGAAAAGGTTCTCAGCACTCGAGAATGTATTGGGTGCGCGTCTGGCAGAGATGCCCATTTGGCGCGTCACATTGAAAAGCTTCAGCCGGGCTGACAAAGTGCTCGCGTTCGAATGTCTGGACCGGGTCGGCATGCTCGATTATGCAAACACGCCTACGCAACTGCTGTCAGGCGGTCAGCAACAGCGTATTGCGATAGCGCGAGCCTTGGCGCAGAAGCCCAAGATTATTATTGCGGACGAACCCGTCTCCAGCCTCGATCCGCTGACGGCGCGCTCGGTTCTGCAAACGCTGAAAGCCGCGGCTACAGATCTTAATGTCGCGGTCCTGTGCAGCCTGCACCAGGTAGACCTGGCACTTGAAGTGTCTGATCGAGTCGTGGGATTGCGGGATGGGCGAATCAGTTTGAATATGGCTAACCAACCGAATGATCAAGGCATGATGCAAAAGATACGATCCATTTATCAGCAGCGTGCCGTACACAGCGACAGAGACGAGCCGTTGCAGCGGCATGTCGCGTAG
- a CDS encoding phosphonate dehydrogenase produces the protein MKPRIVTTHRIHPDTLALLETAAEVISNQSDSTMSREEVLLRTNDADGMMVFMPDSIDADFLSACPNLKVIGAALKGYDNFDVEACTRHGIWFTIVPDLLTSPTAELTIGLLLSITRNMLQGDNYIRSRQFNGWTPRFYGTGLTGKTAGIIGTGAVGRAVAKRLAAFDMQIQYTDPQPLPQESERAWNASRTSLDQLLATSDFIIPMLPMSSDTHHTINARALDRMKPGAYLVNACRGSIVDERAVVHALRTGHLGGYAADVFEMEEWARPDRPHSIPDELLDPALPTFFTPHLGSAVKSVRMEIEREAALSILEALQGRIPRGAVNHVGAGR, from the coding sequence ATGAAACCAAGAATCGTAACAACGCATCGAATCCACCCTGACACGCTGGCCCTCCTTGAGACCGCCGCTGAAGTAATTTCCAATCAGTCCGATTCAACCATGTCGCGGGAAGAGGTACTGTTGCGCACCAATGATGCGGACGGGATGATGGTGTTTATGCCGGATAGCATAGATGCGGATTTTCTATCCGCGTGCCCCAATCTGAAGGTCATCGGCGCCGCGCTTAAAGGATATGACAACTTTGATGTCGAGGCATGTACCCGCCATGGGATTTGGTTTACGATTGTTCCTGATTTGCTTACGAGTCCCACAGCTGAACTAACGATTGGCCTGTTGCTGAGCATCACACGGAATATGCTGCAAGGTGATAATTACATTCGATCACGCCAGTTCAATGGTTGGACCCCGCGGTTTTATGGCACAGGTTTGACGGGTAAAACCGCCGGCATCATTGGGACGGGAGCGGTCGGGCGGGCGGTCGCAAAGCGGCTGGCCGCCTTCGATATGCAAATTCAGTACACGGATCCGCAGCCTTTGCCGCAAGAGTCGGAAAGGGCATGGAATGCGAGCAGAACATCGCTGGACCAGCTATTGGCGACAAGCGATTTCATCATTCCCATGCTGCCGATGTCGTCAGATACCCACCACACCATAAATGCTCGGGCATTAGACCGCATGAAGCCCGGTGCGTACCTCGTCAATGCCTGTCGCGGCTCCATCGTAGATGAGCGGGCCGTGGTGCATGCGCTTCGGACGGGGCATCTGGGCGGTTACGCCGCAGACGTCTTCGAGATGGAGGAATGGGCGCGTCCCGACAGGCCGCATTCTATTCCTGACGAATTGCTTGATCCTGCTTTACCCACATTCTTTACGCCTCACCTGGGTTCGGCGGTCAAATCGGTACGGATGGAAATCGAGCGTGAAGCCGCCCTCAGTATCCTCGAAGCGTTGCAAGGGCGCATTCCACGCGGAGCGGTCAACCATGTTGGAGCGGGGAGATGA
- a CDS encoding phosphate/phosphite/phosphonate ABC transporter substrate-binding protein, with amino-acid sequence MQVFTLFSKFKKALTRAILAFIATIIVCTPAQAAEVVNGKLHLRFAIAPLRPTPSQTIKEFEPIFKYLADQLGATYEIVSPESWAAISVAMTNGHVDVGWLGPWGYVLSNKKAGTEVIATAKYRGKPFYKALIVGRADLPIKKWPEDAKGLKLSLGDQGNTSGWLIPMAYFKSIGIDPKSYFEYREGATFGQNESWIQQGLIDLGSDMDRGRNGMIEAGQIDPSKSKIVWESSKLPNDAISVPKDFDPALKARITKILTSLSEEKAQSLMGSGYNGFVKAKHSDYKVIEDAGRILGKL; translated from the coding sequence ATGCAAGTTTTTACTCTGTTTTCGAAATTCAAGAAGGCGTTAACGCGCGCCATTCTTGCCTTTATCGCCACAATCATAGTGTGCACACCCGCGCAGGCAGCTGAGGTTGTCAATGGTAAACTTCACCTGCGTTTTGCAATTGCGCCGTTGCGTCCAACGCCTAGCCAGACCATCAAAGAGTTTGAGCCGATATTCAAGTATCTCGCCGACCAGCTCGGCGCGACCTATGAAATCGTCTCCCCGGAAAGCTGGGCGGCAATATCTGTGGCAATGACAAATGGCCATGTCGATGTGGGCTGGCTCGGACCCTGGGGCTATGTCTTGTCGAATAAAAAGGCCGGCACCGAAGTGATTGCAACGGCCAAGTACCGCGGGAAGCCGTTCTACAAAGCCCTCATTGTCGGTCGCGCCGATCTGCCGATCAAAAAATGGCCCGAGGACGCGAAGGGTTTGAAGCTGTCACTCGGTGATCAGGGCAACACTTCTGGCTGGCTCATCCCGATGGCGTACTTCAAGAGCATCGGCATCGACCCTAAGAGCTATTTTGAATATCGTGAAGGTGCCACGTTTGGCCAGAACGAATCATGGATTCAGCAGGGACTGATCGACCTCGGATCCGATATGGATCGGGGCCGGAACGGGATGATCGAAGCGGGTCAAATCGATCCTTCGAAGTCCAAGATCGTGTGGGAATCCAGCAAGCTGCCGAACGACGCGATATCCGTGCCGAAGGATTTTGATCCTGCTCTGAAAGCGCGCATCACGAAAATACTGACGTCCTTGTCCGAAGAGAAAGCACAGTCGCTGATGGGCTCGGGCTATAACGGCTTCGTGAAGGCAAAGCACAGCGATTACAAGGTAATCGAAGACGCCGGCCGCATCCTGGGAAAACTATAA